Below is a genomic region from Kazachstania africana CBS 2517 chromosome 9, complete genome.
AACCTGCAATCaacgatgatgataaagACCGTACATATATACACGACGTAGAATTTTATAACgtattcaaattttaatgcCTCGGAGGCCAGCCTCCTTAATTGTTTTCTAAGCGGATGAAAGCACATGTAACCCGTGACTAACATTCTGTTATTTATGCttttttattcttatttttactTTACAGGGAGGGAAAATATACTTCTGTGCGCCTTATTTTTACGATGTGTGCCCAGTCCGATCACTCTTTTCCCTCTCCTTTTCTCTTAACCTCGATTATCAGGAGTTTAACACCGAATTTAGAGATGAATGGTTGTAGTCATCATATCGTCATTCTAAGAAATAAACTTTTGCATACATTTTTATAAACACAAAAGTTCGATACGGTGTGAAAAAGATGCCATATATAAGTAAAGGAGCTTTAATAGATACTCCTAAAATACGTCGAACTTTCTTTGGCAATTCTTCAACCAATTTCTTACACACTTAAAAAACTATTAAGTAATGAGAGCTCTAGCATATTTTGCTAAAGGTGATATTCATTTCACCAAGGATCTAGTTGAGCCAAAAATTAGTACCCCAGATGAGTTAATTCTAGAAATTAATTACTGTGGTATATGTGGTACGGATCTACACGAATACATTGATGGACCAATTTTCTTCCCAGAGGATGGCGAAACAAATGAGTTAAGTGGTTCAGGTTTACCACAGGCCATGGGCCATGAAATTGCTGGTACTGTTGTGAAAATCGGCCCTAAAGTAACCAAGTTCAAAGTCGGTGATCATGTAGTCGTGCAACCTAACGGTACTTGTAAAGATAGATATCGCTGGCCACACTCTCCTCATGTGAACAAACCGTGGTGTTCAGCTTGTAAGAAGGGTCACTACAACGTATGTTCTAATTTAGGTTTAATTGGTAATGGTGTCCAAAGCGGAGGCTGTGCTGAAAGGATGTGTATAAATGAGTCGCATTGTTTCAAGGTGCCTAAGGATATGCCTATGGATATTGCAGCTTTGATCCAACCAATTGCAGTTTCATGGCATGCTATCAAAGTTGCTCGATTCAAAAGAGGTGGTTCAGTATTGGTAATAGGAGGTGGGCCAATTGGACTATGTACTCTTTTGGCTTTGCAAGGACATGGCTGTTCAGATATCGTTGTTTCAGAACCAGCAAAAGTAAGAAGAGAATTAGCTGAGCGAATGGGTGCCACTACTTACGATCCTTCTCAACATaatactgaaaaaaatatccaaaatttaagaaaaatgatCCTGGGGGGTGACGGTTTTGATTACGTATTTGATAATTCCGGGACACCTGAAACATTGGAGACCGCCATTGAATGCCTGACCGTAAGGGGAACGGCCGTTAATGTGGCCATGTGGCCCCCACATAAGCGTGTTGAATTCTCTCCTATGGCAGTCacaaaggaagaaaagatatataCAGGATCTATGTGCTACACACagtttgattttgaaggtGTTATTGATGCTTTCGAAAGAGGTTTAATTGACAAGGACATTGCAAGGCACATGATTACTGCCAAGGTGCCCATAGAAGACGGCCTTGAAGACGCCATCTTAAGACTGATCACACACAAGGAACAAACTATCAAGTTGTTATTGACCCCTAATCTTCACGGGGAACTGGACTCCTGAATCATTTATGTAATTTACATCCATAGTTGTTATATGTATCAAATAAGCATTgtgcaattttttttttcgacAGATATGACTTGTTATAGAGACAGTTAAGAGAAACATCTCCGAAAATAATGGCCTGATTAAATAACGATTGAAAGGGAAGGAGGAATGAGGGATAATTCACGCAATTGACTAGAAAGGTAGCAAACTCCACTTTCGTAGTTTCTTATCTTACTCGTTTTTGTTATAAAAGGTGTTAATAATATCTTTTTAAGAATTCAGTCATACATTAGAGTCATTCTAGTAGAACCTTACCTCCAAAAGGCGACAATGAGAGGTTTAGCTTACTTCAAAAAGAGAGATATTCATTTTACCAAGGATCTACCAGAGCCCAAAATTAATGTTGATGACGAAATTATCATTGACGTCAGCTACTGTGGGATATGTGGTTCTGATCTACATGAATATTTAGAGGGCCCAATCTTTATGCcaaaagataatgaaacgAACGAGATCTCCAATCTATCATTACCCTTAGCAATGGGTCACGAAATGAGTGGTATAGTGAGGGAAGTGGGTAAGAACGTCACAAAAGTGAAAAAGGGGGACAAGGTTGTAGTAGAAGCCAGCTCTGCTTGTTCTGATGTTCACCGGTTCGCTACTGGAAAGCATTACGGTGAGGAAAAATGTCCTAACTGTGCAAGAGGTTACGATAATTGTTGTGCCTATGCAGGCTTTACTGGCTTGGGTTTTATTGGTGGTGGATTCGCTGAACAAATTCTGGTAGGCGAACAACACATTGTGCGTATACCAGACGAAATACCATTAGATGTAGCGGCTTTAGTAGAACCCCTTTCGGTTACGTGGCATGCAGCTAAAGTTGGAAAATTCGTAAAGGGAAGTACAGCATTAATTCTAGGTTCTGGTCCAATTGGTTTGGCTATGATTCTAGTTTTAAAGGCGCTTGGGGCTAGTAAAATTGTTGTCTCAGAAGTAGCCCAAGTTAGAAGGAAGTTAGCAGAAAAGATGAAGGTCGAAGTTTTTGACCCATCAGTACACGGCAAAAATACATCCAACGAATTACGTCTTCTGACAGAAAATAAAGACGGTTTCGATTTTGCCTTTGATTGTTCCGGTCTAGAAGTTACTATGAATACGGCAATTCATGCGACAAAATGTAGAGGCACTATTGTTAATGTTGCAGTATGGGGTTCTACAATGGAATTCAATATGATGGACATCACATTGCAAGAAAAGACCTTAATTGGTTCTATTGGATATGTTGTCCGCGATTTCGAGGAAGTAGTTGCCAGTATTCACAAGCGTGCAATTTCCATAGAAGATTGCAGACATTTGATTACCGGaaagcaaaaaattgagGATGGATGGGAGCATGGCTTTATGGAACTAATGAATCAtaaggaaaaaaatatcaaaatattattaactCCAAACAACTATCATGAACTTGATTAGGTATTACATTACGATTTTTATGACTTTTTATCTATATTAAGCAAGTAGTAATTTTATACATAACGTTTGcagttatttttttttatttttttttttgtcatATTTGAGGATTTCATCAGAAGCGATGAggttgaaaatttttgaaattaaaaaatacTGATAACTAGTAGGAGACTTCTTACTCTCCACTTTTGATTCAACCATTCAAAGCACTGTTCAAATTGATATACTTCTGTGAATATGGCTAGAAAGATTACaaagaattcaagaaatgcCAGGCAGGGCCTTCTAGATGTTCCTGAGCCTGAAATCAGAGCGCTTGAAAATTTGCCAAGAGCTGAAAAGACGGACTTGactaatattttaattaGAACAGCAGCTAAGAACGAAGCTCTCTTAGATGCTAAGATGAGCAAGAAAAGATCTAGCAAGAACGGGATAAATAAAGTTTCCAAGAAGGcattagagaaaaaaatcgCTAGTACCGTAAATTCGATGGATAGGGAAAGATTAGAACGTGCTCttaatattacaaatagACTGGATGGCAAGGTTTCTAAATCTGTCTCGCGTGCAAAATTTGTCCAAACTACTAGAAAGGCCGGTTGGGACTCTATCAATGAATCCATTAAGAATGAATTAGCTCTACTCGGTGGCAAGAAATTAGACTCTAAACCAAAGGGCGAGACTGAAGACGAAGAAACTGAATTATTGGAGGAGCTCAATGAATTACCAAGCTCTTCTGAGGAGGGCAAAGAGACTGCCAGTAAAACTCCTGTTAATTTGTTCAGTTTATTATCTGCCGACGTTGAAGAATAGTTCTTCCCATGTGTGTATATAAGTCAATATTCTAATGTATACTAATTTCTCTGCATAATAGGTTTCTTGTTCCAATTTAAAAACTAATTGCGTGATTAAAAGAGGTAAGCAACTACAATCACTTCCAATGAAATATCTTGGAATGAAGATAAGGAGGAAGGTTGGAGTTGcggacaaaaaaaagttatatGGGAGGATGTATATACAATTAGTTAGTCACTACTAGTTAATAAAATGGTTTTAATTTTGGGACAAGCAAGCTCTATAAGTTCTCTTAGATTAACGCTTCTATTTGTAGTTGTGAAATTTAcgttattttcatcaatattttcaaacttACTCTCATAGTCAATGGCAATCGGattatttcttaaatcAACTTTGACTAAACTTTTGTTTgggatattttcaataagattGTAACAGCTTCTTAAATTGTTGTTTGGTAGatataattctttcaaaagtgGTAAAAATAAGTTGAAATCCTTAGGTAATTCAGTTAaatcattgatatattcTAATCGTAAAGTCAAGAGAGTCTTTGgcaaatttttccaatttggTAGACAATTTAtaaaacaatttttaattgttAACTCTTTCAGATTTTTGGGTAAAAAGGtccattttgaaatttttttgaaaccatCTAATTTTAAGATAGTTAATTTCGTGAAAGGTAATTCGCTGACCTGCCTTATGAATATGTCATTCAGACAAAAATTTGTTCCTAATATCGATAATGCTTGTAACTGACTAATTTGGTGAGTTGTTTCttgtaaaaatttcattggattattatccaaatttattgaatgtaaATTTTTAAGAAAGGATACATTTTTAATGGAAACaatgttattattactcAAATCTAAGTTTTTTAGACGGGACCAATTCTGCTCACAGCCGTTCACGTTATTTAAGATTTGTTTGAAATCGATGAACCCGCTAATCTTATTATATGATAAATTCAGGCTTTCAATGGGAATTCTTGAAAGGGATAAACCATTCAAACTGCTAATATTGTTGTGTGATAAATTGACAAATCTTAAATGTAATGAAAGCGACAGAAGTTTCAAATCTGGTCCTAAACAATTGTAGGATAAATCAAGATCTTCTAAATGGGGTAACAAATCCAAATGACATGTATGTGACCCAAGTTTATTGTTTGATGCCTTCAAGGTTGTAATATTCTTATTCAATCCTCTTATAGATACTAAGCTATTAAAGCTTACATTGCAACTGAAAACATTAGGcaatatttcattgaaattttgtatcgttgtcaaatttttatttgatagaTTTATACTAGTAGCTGATTTTGGGTCTTCGACTATAGCTCTTACAATTATTTCTAATTGGGAGCTTTTTTTCGACGATACGGCAGAATTGGTTCGAATCAACCTTGTTGAAATGTCATCGGAGGATATGAACACCTCATTGTGATGTTTAAATTTACcatcattcaaattgttgaattcattaaatgTAAAATCTGAGActgtattttcttcaaatgagtcgataatatcatctttattTGGGAGAAAGCAAGGAATATCGACTTTTTTAGTTGGTGGATTTGTTAATGTAGAATATTTATTCAAGCGTTGATAATAGCTTGGTATTTCCTTTGGACCATGACTCTTTTGAGGCGTAGAATCTATGTCCAGAATCCCACGCCGTGTCGGGAATGAGGAAGtgtatatattattgattgGTCTACCATTCTTCTGGATTGGTCTATTCATAAATGATTCTGTTTTCATACGCTTATAAATCACTTAGTTCCATAAGAAAGGGGACACCTGCAGACGCTACCTCTATCCTTTCAAGACTGactaaaagaaaaaaactgTTTTGAACTTGTGGTTGAGATTCCAAAGCTTTAACTTctttaaataatttcaaattctctACATTTACTGACACAACTCATTCTATTTTgtagaagaaaatggaCACTTTAAAAAGCGTCAGTGCAGCCCATACACCGCACTCTTTGTCTTTGTGCCAAATTTCCTGTTTTTTATCAGCAGAAAAAtggaagatttcaaaaagcCGGTTTATTGACTGaccaatgaaaaatcaatattcaaCCTTAGTTGCGCGGGTAAAAACAagatataaatttttgtgtaatcatcaatttcaatcaaGAATGCACCACTTTCACAGAACGAACGTATAACTGATGTTGATAAGATGAAATGGGACAGTACTGTGGCGACAGTCGTTCTGCTGGCGCCAGAGTTCTATCAGAGACACAGCTTTTGGTGATTGCTAGAATGGAGAACCTACATTTCCAGAAGGCCGTCGTACAACAGGTCTTTGGAGCCCTATAATTAGACTACAAATTTCAGTACAAAGAGTGGTACTTTCAAAGTCGAAGATAATGCGTTGTGATTGCTTTCCATTTCGATTATGTATTATTTAACCGCCCACCTCTTTATCAGACGCAAAAAGAGACACCCTGCCCTCAATGTTTTCCAAGAGTCCGGTTACGTGCAAGcgaaaaggaaaagagaaaaaaaacttcTCATGCAGGGGCGATTTACCCCCCCAACGAATAATCGGTAAAGAATTCCGGAGAACATATTGTTCGCACAGAATTTAGGGAAATGTTTGATTACATAAACCTTTTTTTTAAGAATTGGCGTGTGTGTGCTCCAATTTCTCTCGAGTGGAGGTTACCCTTACAAGATTCAGTACACGcaaatggaaaaaaaaattacttaATCTGAGAAACTTCTAGAAGACAACAGATTTGGAAACGATATACCccattatttcaaagatgtAAACATTTTTGTCTCTATATTGCACTCTACATTCGAGCGTATATCAATTATTACTTATTTATTAACTCCATCTCGTTGACAATTATTAGTATTCACGATTTTATTCTGAAGTAGGGGGGAGATAAGCCAACAAAATGTCATACAACGGTATCAAGGTCAATAATGATAAGATCCCTAAAGTGACAAGTTTTACAAGCTATCGTAATTTAATCGATGGAACCGCAACCGATGGCATCCCTTCATCATTTACGTGGAATAACTATAACAATGATGGCTACGTTTCTGGAAACAAACGATTGGAATGTAAAATATTACCGTACTGttccaattatttttcaattcgtgaattatcaaatcaagaaaacaaGGTTCTGAATTTCAAGAATCCGATGCAAAATTTTACTTTCCCAAATACCTCTCCACCGCTATCATATTCACATGatcaaaatgaatttaatacATTCAATGATCAACTGGCGAATGCAAATTTaagtaaagaaaatgaatatttgttgAAGAGATATTATGAAAATCAAAAGCCCAGCACCTTTGCCAATTTGAGAAGGAATAGCGTTTTAAGCTCTTCTGATTCATCAAAACTACAGAATGAGAAATTGGTTGCAATTTCGATAGtaaaagaatttataaCAAATCCTAAGTTACCAAATTCCATGCTCTCTCAGATTTGTGCCATTAAACCGGACATGATTACGACACATGCtgcttcttcattttttaagtatgaagaaaaattagctACGATAAATGTGCATGATTGGAATGTTTTTGATAGACAAACACTGTGGGTTCCTTCTGTTCGAGAAGACTTAAGATACCTTTTACTTGATCAAATTAGACTGAAGCGTGAAGGAGATTCAAGTAAGCCTGTTAATAAAGAAGATCCATGTGATATAATATCTTCGAAACCAATAGAAAAAACCGCACCTCTATTTATTGATGGAGAGAAGTATATTCCAGAAGAGTATGATTCCTATCTTGGTTCAAGTTTAATATCTTCCACATTTTCAGAATTTAAAATGCCCGCATTAGTTTATCACACTGCTATCGAATTGAACGGCCATATTTACGTTCTTGGCGGATTGTTACCTTCCTACAGGTATGACGAAGAGGCGCCCAATCTAGATGATTTCATTGTTGACGGGATCAATAATTTACCCCCTCCTCTTTTATCAAGCGTAATTAATAATCCCGCAATGTTGAGTAATCCATGTCTTTTTGACATATATGCTTTCTCTTCACGTGTTACGAAACCTGATATTTCTGGTAATCTTCCACCACCATTGTTATGTGCAAAAGCTAGCAAATTGACTGATCgatatttattcttttacGGTGGTTTCGAAGTCAAAGTTGAAactaaatttgatgaactTATTAACAAATAcataattaaaaaaaggaTTATGGTAAATAGCAATGGATTTGTTCTAGATACAATGACTTttaaatttaccaaaataGATGTCTTAGTACAGAAGGGGATGCCATCCAAATTCACAAATGATTATCATGTAAAACAAACAGATACGGCATTTGATTTGACGCCTAGATTTGGTCACTTGCAAGTTTCCTTCAACAAAGATGTTGATGAATCACAAAGCAATAATGGACGAAATTCTACTACTGTcacaataataatttttggtGGTTACAGACAAACAACTAATAATAGGTTTGTAGCAATGAATGATACGTGGAAAATAGATATTCCAATTatatcaagaaataaaagagGATATTGTGAGTTTGGTAAAACAGCGACAGCAGCAAAATTAAtagttgatgaagaagatcaGCTTTTGCCTTCAGAAAGAGCCTTTTTCGGTTACTGTTTATACAACAATTATCCTTGTACCAATTTCTCGATTTATGAAAAGCAATTATTGgatgatttgaaacaaaattttgaattcaatggtGCTTATGACAGTGATCTTGATTTCGACCCAGAAACATTTATGAATAAAGAAgatcttgaaaatataaGAAGAATTGGTGTCAATACTAACGAGAAACGTGGAGGCAAAAATAGAACGGATGTACCGAAGACAATAATTATTCATGGGGGGTCTAATAACTTTGATGTCTTTGGGGACTTATGGTGGTTTGACCTAGAAAGTCTGACCTGGAACAAGCTAGACATATCTGCAAAAATTAATGGTACTTTACAACCCGTAGAGTTAAAACTAGTGGGTCATACCATGGTTAACATTGGTCATGTGGCCATATTTTCTGGTGGattattagaagaagatattgagGAACTGTACTTTGGAAGGAAAAATACAATTGAAAGGGacaatcaaatttctcTGAGTCTGCATTTTTTAAACACTATTGATTTACATAACCTTCgtcttcttgaaaaaaagtaagTTATAAAGATTCGAAAAATCATaacgaagaagataaaaCTGTGATGGatggtaataataatatgtcATTAGTTGTAGATAGTTCAAttgataagaaaaataaaaagatgATATCATGTACTTGGGGTATAcattgattcaaatgaatgGTACATTTGCATTTATTGGTGGTGtattatcaaaaagatCTCAGATTCGAGATCTTCAATTAAAAGGaacaatattaaatataataCTTCCGTCAATGAGTTTGATAAACTGATATCTGTGCACTAGCTTTCTGGGAAAAAAGGAATCCTTACAATGAAGCTATTCATgagattcaaatttgtaataaaataatttttacGATTTCTAACGAATAAATAGGACataaactttttttttttgaggTGGAGAgtatgaatatataaaaacaATATATGATGAAGACAATTATCTATCACAATTTGATAGAATCAATCAAATGTTTAACAACATTTGGATTTGATAACGTGGTAATATCACCTAATTGATCAGATTCACCTgctaaaatttttctcaataTACGTCTCATAATTTTACCAGATCTAGTCTTTGGTAAATCATCAACAATAACAATTAATTTAGGCGCAGCAAATGGACCAATATCTTTACGAACAGTTAAAATTAGATGTTTTTTAATGTTACTTAATTCATCGTCTGAAGCATTAGACCAACTTGATctatttttcaaaacaaCAAACGCTGCAACAGCTTGACCAGttaaatcatcattaaaACCTACAACGGCACATTCAGCTACAAGTGAATCTTCTATTAATGTAGCTTCAATTTCAGCAGTAGATAATCTATGGCCAGAAACATTGACAACATCATCAACGCGACCAAGAATCCAAATGTATCCATCCTTATCCTTAGCAGCACCATCACCCGTAAAATAGTAACCAGGATAGGGATTTAGATATGTATCTTCAAATCTATCATGATTTTTCCAGATAGTCCTTGCAAATGATGGCCAAGAACGTTTAATGGCAAGAACACCTTCACAATGTTCATTCCTTATATCTGAATCTAATCTTGTACCAGTTTGTGGGTCCAAAATAGCTGGTTCGATAccaaaaaatggtaaagaTGCAGATCCAGGTTTCATTGGAGTAACGCCACCAGCTAATGGAGTGATCAAATGAGAACCACTTTCAGTTTGCCAATAAGTATCAATTACTGGAATTTCACGtttaccaattttttcatagTACCATTCCCAGACTTCAGCGGCAATTGGTTCACCAACGGACCCCAAAGAACGTAATGATTTTAAAGAATAATTTTGGATATATTCATCACCagatcttttcaataatcttAAAGCAGTTGGAGCAACATAAAATTGTGTCACTTTATGTTTATCGATGATTTGCCAATAACGAGAACAATTTGGATAAGTTGGGGTCCCttcaaatatcaaagtGGTACATCCATATGATAATGGACCATAAACAACATATGTATGGCCAGTAATCCAACCGATATCACCTGCAGTGAAAAACACATCGTCTTGATGAACATCAAAAGTGTAACGCATTGATAATAAAGCATTTAAAAGATAACCTGCAGTAGAATGTTGAACACCTTTTGGTGTTCCTGTTGAACCAGAagtatataataaaaataatggatGTTCAGAATCGACAGACTCACATGGATAgtaatttttatattttttcatttccgTGGACCAATCTAAATCTCTTGGATGTTGATAATTTacatttgaattattagtACGTTTAAAGATTAAAACATGTTCAACTTGTGGTGTCTCTTTAAGTGCATCATCAACAATTCTTTTagtttcaataattttaccACCTCTTAACGATTCATCCGCAGTAATAACTACTTTCGAATTACCATCGTTTATACGATCTcttaaagaatttgaagaaaatccTGCAAATACTACTGAATGAATGGCTCCAATTCTTGCAATGGCTAACAAAGTAATAATTGCTTGTGGAATCATTGGCATATAAACAGAAACAgtgtcattttttttaacattCATTGAATACTTTAGAACTTGAgccaattttgaaacttgtTCCAATAAGTCTTTATAAGTGTAAGTAgtttttaaattatttgaatcttGATCAGGTTCATAAATTAGTGCAATTttatttggatttttcaatgcatGTCTATCGACACAATTGTAACAAGCATTAATTTGTCCATTAATAAACCATgcattattttttaaagaaGGCAAACCATTATTATCCGAAATAAAAGTTTTATCAAATGGTTTTGAccaatttaaaaattgataagctttttctttatagaAAGTTTCTGGATCTTCAATTGACTGTTTGTAAAGTTTTTTATAATCATCAATTCCGTTTAAATGTGGAGAGTAacgatttttcaaagaaacttGTAATCTATGATTAATTGGTTTTTGTTTGACTGTATGTACAGAAGTTAAatgttcattttcattattttttttcttattttgtaattttatttcttggATTAGGTCAGTGTCAGTAGTGGTGGTGCTAGCAATTGTTTGTTCTTGAATAGTGGAAGAAGGTGACATAAATAGAAGGGTATACtataatataaaaaaaaaaagatagatgaaaatgaaaaccGCAAAGTGctctttatttttgttttttggGAAGTGGGATGAAAAGAGTATGTTAAATTAcacaaaaacaaaaaaatgctgtcttttatatacttttttttttcctttccagctttattatctttacGTTTTTGTGGCACTTCTCAAAAATTTAGCCGCCGTTGCTAACCAGATAAAATAATGCtcgaaagaaaaaatgtaTTGTGTTGTGGattcaacaaaatattcagTAGCGACGGACCGTCGGAATGGCggttaaaaaaaaaaaataaaatcgGTTAATTTTATGTTATTTATAGTGGTAATATAATACTCTAGCAACATTCCCCCCCAATTACGGCACGCACTTGGGATGCTCTGGGTTTTAGGGGACATACACATAAACACTGATTGAAAAAGACCAAAGGAGAATTTATCTGCCTACACTTCCTCCCGTATCCAcgataaaagaaaatagtaTGAAGGGTGGGGAAACAATGTCGAGAGCTTTTCCTGTTGAATAAATATCCTTTGAACTTTGACGGGGAACGGTGGAGTGCAGAATAATCACACTAATCTTGATATACAGTCACGTGAGGGCATTTATCGAGTGAAAGTGGCAGCAACAATGGAAGCAGACATTCTATTCCACCTGTTATCCAAATTATCAAACCATGATTTTTCTGGTGGTAAATTGCAAATGTAAAGCGAATAACTTGGGGAGTCATTTTGTTTACGCCGCACCAAAAATTATAAACCCTACAAAGTAGAGTCAGGGCCGTATCAAGGATACACGTACATAGTGATACTGTAACGTTTTAGGTAGATCTCTCGAGTTGGAAATTAGTGGAACAAAGTATGCCCTTCCGATATAGAAAAACTACCGCAACACTCCCCCCCCCCCATGTCAATCGATATTGTACCCTATTTGAAGTGTACCAATATTAAGCACTATCGAGGTTCTCGAAGAAAACCAATCCAATATCTCTTCCCTCCGTCGTTTTCTTAGCATGGActaaatttcaaaaaaacaGCACCAAAAATCCGCAtaaggaaaaaaattgctttTCAAATCTCTCGACCGCTCTGAGGcttcaaaaagaaaaacatgGCGAGTTTAAATATAGATGTAGGCTCATCTTAATACTGATTTAATCATTTTA
It encodes:
- the BDH1 gene encoding (R,R)-butanediol dehydrogenase (similar to Saccharomyces cerevisiae BDH1 (YAL060W); ancestral locus Anc_7.3) gives rise to the protein MRGLAYFKKRDIHFTKDLPEPKINVDDEIIIDVSYCGICGSDLHEYLEGPIFMPKDNETNEISNLSLPLAMGHEMSGIVREVGKNVTKVKKGDKVVVEASSACSDVHRFATGKHYGEEKCPNCARGYDNCCAYAGFTGLGFIGGGFAEQILVGEQHIVRIPDEIPLDVAALVEPLSVTWHAAKVGKFVKGSTALILGSGPIGLAMILVLKALGASKIVVSEVAQVRRKLAEKMKVEVFDPSVHGKNTSNELRLLTENKDGFDFAFDCSGLEVTMNTAIHATKCRGTIVNVAVWGSTMEFNMMDITLQEKTLIGSIGYVVRDFEEVVASIHKRAISIEDCRHLITGKQKIEDGWEHGFMELMNHKEKNIKILLTPNNYHELD
- the BDH2 gene encoding putative dehydrogenase BDH2 (similar to Saccharomyces cerevisiae BDH2 (YAL061W); ancestral locus Anc_7.2); translated protein: MRALAYFAKGDIHFTKDLVEPKISTPDELILEINYCGICGTDLHEYIDGPIFFPEDGETNELSGSGLPQAMGHEIAGTVVKIGPKVTKFKVGDHVVVQPNGTCKDRYRWPHSPHVNKPWCSACKKGHYNVCSNLGLIGNGVQSGGCAERMCINESHCFKVPKDMPMDIAALIQPIAVSWHAIKVARFKRGGSVLVIGGGPIGLCTLLALQGHGCSDIVVSEPAKVRRELAERMGATTYDPSQHNTEKNIQNLRKMILGGDGFDYVFDNSGTPETLETAIECLTVRGTAVNVAMWPPHKRVEFSPMAVTKEEKIYTGSMCYTQFDFEGVIDAFERGLIDKDIARHMITAKVPIEDGLEDAILRLITHKEQTIKLLLTPNLHGELDS
- the ECM1 gene encoding Ecm1p (similar to Saccharomyces cerevisiae ECM1 (YAL059W); ancestral locus Anc_7.4), with the translated sequence MARKITKNSRNARQGLLDVPEPEIRALENLPRAEKTDLTNILIRTAAKNEALLDAKMSKKRSSKNGINKVSKKALEKKIASTVNSMDRERLERALNITNRLDGKVSKSVSRAKFVQTTRKAGWDSINESIKNELALLGGKKLDSKPKGETEDEETELLEELNELPSSSEEGKETASKTPVNLFSLLSADVEE
- the KAFR0I00190 gene encoding leucine-rich repeat domain-containing protein (similar to Saccharomyces cerevisiae NUD1 (YOR373W); ancestral locus Anc_7.7) translates to MKTESFMNRPIQKNGRPINNIYTSSFPTRRGILDIDSTPQKSHGPKEIPSYYQRLNKYSTLTNPPTKKVDIPCFLPNKDDIIDSFEENTVSDFTFNEFNNLNDGKFKHHNEVFISSDDISTRLIRTNSAVSSKKSSQLEIIVRAIVEDPKSATSINLSNKNLTTIQNFNEILPNVFSCNVSFNSLVSIRGLNKNITTLKASNNKLGSHTCHLDLLPHLEDLDLSYNCLGPDLKLLSLSLHLRFVNLSHNNISSLNGLSLSRIPIESLNLSYNKISGFIDFKQILNNVNGCEQNWSRLKNLDLSNNNIVSIKNVSFLKNLHSINLDNNPMKFLQETTHQISQLQALSILGTNFCLNDIFIRQVSELPFTKLTILKLDGFKKISKWTFLPKNLKELTIKNCFINCLPNWKNLPKTLLTLRLEYINDLTELPKDFNLFLPLLKELYLPNNNLRSCYNLIENIPNKSLVKVDLRNNPIAIDYESKFENIDENNVNFTTTNRSVNLRELIELACPKIKTILLTSSD
- the KAFR0I00200 gene encoding uncharacterized protein (similar to Saccharomyces cerevisiae GPB2 (YAL056W) and GPB1 (YOR371C); ancestral locus Anc_7.9); its protein translation is MSYNGIKVNNDKIPKVTSFTSYRNLIDGTATDGIPSSFTWNNYNNDGYVSGNKRLECKILPYCSNYFSIRELSNQENKVLNFKNPMQNFTFPNTSPPLSYSHDQNEFNTFNDQLANANLSKENEYLLKRYYENQKPSTFANLRRNSVLSSSDSSKLQNEKLVAISIVKEFITNPKLPNSMLSQICAIKPDMITTHAASSFFKYEEKLATINVHDWNVFDRQTLWVPSVREDLRYLLLDQIRLKREGDSSKPVNKEDPCDIISSKPIEKTAPLFIDGEKYIPEEYDSYLGSSLISSTFSEFKMPALVYHTAIELNGHIYVLGGLLPSYRYDEEAPNLDDFIVDGINNLPPPLLSSVINNPAMLSNPCLFDIYAFSSRVTKPDISGNLPPPLLCAKASKLTDRYLFFYGGFEVKVETKFDELINKYIIKKRIMVNSNGFVLDTMTFKFTKIDVLVQKGMPSKFTNDYHVKQTDTAFDLTPRFGHLQVSFNKDVDESQSNNGRNSTTVTIIIFGGYRQTTNNRFVAMNDTWKIDIPIISRNKRGYCEFGKTATAAKLIVDEEDQLLPSERAFFGYCLYNNYPCTNFSIYEKQLLDDLKQNFEFNGAYDSDLDFDPETFMNKEDLENIRRIGVNTNEKRGGKNRTDVPKTIIIHGGSNNFDVFGDLWWFDLESLTWNKLDISAKINGTLQPVELKLVGHTMVNIGHVAIFSGGLLEEDIEELYFGRKNTIERDNQISLSLHFLNTIDLHNLRLLEKK